The Tumebacillus amylolyticus region GATTGTTTTGTCCATCTTGTCCGAAACGACTTTACCGGTACGAACTTTACGGTAGTTACGATCGCTCATCTGTGTTCCTCCTTCCTTCCACTGAGAGTCAGAGATTTAGCCGATGCCCAGTTCACGCTCGCGGAGGATCGTCTTCGCACGAGCGATATCTTTGCGCACTTCACGAATGCGCATCGGATTGTCGAGTTGACCCGTTGCCAGCTGGAAGCGCAGGTTGAAAAGCTCATCCTTGAGTTCGTTCACTTGCGTTTCGATCTCGACGGTGGACAAGTTACGGATGTCATTAGCTTTCATCTGCCTCACCACCCACTTCTTCACGTTTTACAAACTTGCACTTGATCGGCAGTTTGTGCATTGCAAGGCGCATTGCCTCACGAGCAATTTCTTCAGAGACGCCAGCCAGTTCGAACATAACACGGCCCGGCTTAACAACAGCTACCCATTTCTCCGGGGAACCTTTACCAGCACCCATACGGGTTTCAGCCGGTTTAGCAGTTACCGGTTTGGACGGGAAGATCTTGATCCATACTTTACCGCCACGTTTGATGTAACGGGTCATCGCGATACGAGCTGCTTCGATCTGGCGGTTGGTAACCCAAGCCGGTTCGAGTGCTTGCAGACCGTATTCGCCGAATGCTACAGACTCGCCGCCTTTGGTGCGACCAGCCATAGTACCACGGTGTTCTTTACGATGTTTTACGCGCTTCGGGAGCAACATGGATTACTTACCTCCTTCTTCAGCAGCTTCTTTCTTAGCGCTGCGAGTCGGCAGGACTTCACCACGGTAGATCCATACCTTTACGCCGATACGGCCATAGGTGGTGTGTGCCTCTGCGGTAGCGTAGTCAATGTCTGCACGGAGGGTGTGGAGCGGAACGGTACCTTCGGAGTAACCTTCGGTACGAGCGATCTCAGCGCCACCAACACGGCCGGAGACTTGAACTTTGATCCCTTTTGCACCTACACGCATGGTGCGTTGGATCGATTGTTTCATTGCACGACGGAACGCGATACGGCGCTCAAGTTGCTGAGCGATGTTGACCGCTACCAGTGCTGCGTTGAGATCCGGAGTCTTGATCTCAGAGATGTTCAGGTGAACGCGCTTGCCGGTCATTTGAGAAAGCGTGTTGCGGAGGTTATCAACCTCAGCGCCGCCCTTACCGATAACCATGCCCGGTTTCGCAGTGTGGATGTTCACGTTGATGCGGTTCGCTGCGCGTTCGATTTCCACGGTGGAAACAGAAGCGTCCTTCAGACGGTTCAGAACGTATTCGCGAACTTTGATGTCTTCATGCAAAAGTTCGGTGTATTCCTTCTTGTTAGCGAACCACTTGGATTCCCAATCGCGGATAATACCAACGCGAAGGCCTACGGGATTAACCTTTTGTCCCATCCTTTTATCCCTCCTTCTTGATTACTTGGTGGTTTTTTCGCCGAGTACCACGGTGATGTGGCTGGTACGCTTGTGAATACGGAACGCACGGCCTTGAGCACGCGGGCGGAAACGCTTCAGGGTCGGACCTTGGTCAACGAATACTTCGGTGACGTACAGGTTCTCGAGGTCCAGGTTGAAGTTGTGGTCTGCGTTCGCAAGAGCGGAGTTCAGAACCTTTTCAACAACCGGGGATGCAGCTTTCGGGGTGAACTTCAGGATAGACAGAGCTTCCGAAGCTTTCTTGCCGCGAATCAGATCCACGACCAGGCGAACTTTACGCGGTGCGATACGCACGTAACGAGCGACTGCTTTCGCTTGCATGTAATAACCTCCTCTCTACCGATCATATAAAAAACTAACGGCGAGACGTTTTTTCGTCAGCTCCGTGACCTTTGTAGGTACGAGTCGGAGCGAATTCACCCAGCTTGTGGCCTACCATGTCCTCGGTGACGTACACCGGAACGTGCTTACGACCATCGTACACTGCAAAGGTGTGGCCGATGAATTGCGGGAAGATCGTGGAACGGCGGGACCAGGTCTTGATGACCTTCTTGTCACCAGCAGCGTTTTGATCCTCAACTTTCTTCATGAGGTGATCATCCACGAACGGGCCTTTCTTAAGCGAACGAGACATGCGGGAACCTCCCTTCCTTATGCAATGGAGAGATTACTTCTTACGACGACGAACGATGAACTTGTCAGAAGCCTTCTTCTTCTTGCGGGTTTTCTTACCGAGAGTCGGTTTACCCCACGGAGACATCGGAGACTTACGACCGATCGGAGCGCGGCCTTCACCACCACCATGCGGGTGATCGTTCGGGTTCATTACAACACCGCGGACAGTCGGGCGCACGCCGCGATGACGGCTACGACCAGCTTTACCAAGGTTGACGAGTTCGTGGTCCAGGTTACCTACTTGACCGATGGTCGCGCGGCACTCGGAACGGATGAGGCGAACTTCGCCGGAAGCGAGACGAACGTGGCAGTACTCGCCCTCTTTTGCGAGGAGCTGAGCTTCTGCACCAGCAGCGCGAGCGATTTGGCCGCCCTTGCC contains the following coding sequences:
- the rpsC gene encoding 30S ribosomal protein S3, with product MGQKVNPVGLRVGIIRDWESKWFANKKEYTELLHEDIKVREYVLNRLKDASVSTVEIERAANRINVNIHTAKPGMVIGKGGAEVDNLRNTLSQMTGKRVHLNISEIKTPDLNAALVAVNIAQQLERRIAFRRAMKQSIQRTMRVGAKGIKVQVSGRVGGAEIARTEGYSEGTVPLHTLRADIDYATAEAHTTYGRIGVKVWIYRGEVLPTRSAKKEAAEEGGK
- the rpsS gene encoding 30S ribosomal protein S19; this translates as MSRSLKKGPFVDDHLMKKVEDQNAAGDKKVIKTWSRRSTIFPQFIGHTFAVYDGRKHVPVYVTEDMVGHKLGEFAPTRTYKGHGADEKTSRR
- the rplP gene encoding 50S ribosomal protein L16, whose product is MLLPKRVKHRKEHRGTMAGRTKGGESVAFGEYGLQALEPAWVTNRQIEAARIAMTRYIKRGGKVWIKIFPSKPVTAKPAETRMGAGKGSPEKWVAVVKPGRVMFELAGVSEEIAREAMRLAMHKLPIKCKFVKREEVGGEADES
- the rplV gene encoding 50S ribosomal protein L22, with the translated sequence MQAKAVARYVRIAPRKVRLVVDLIRGKKASEALSILKFTPKAASPVVEKVLNSALANADHNFNLDLENLYVTEVFVDQGPTLKRFRPRAQGRAFRIHKRTSHITVVLGEKTTK
- the rpmC gene encoding 50S ribosomal protein L29, yielding MKANDIRNLSTVEIETQVNELKDELFNLRFQLATGQLDNPMRIREVRKDIARAKTILRERELGIG